tttgtatttaaatattaatgctTAATACTTTTAGCAATTAATGAGAAGAGCCTGAAATATTGTCGTTTGTTATGGATTTAAACTTTTCACTCATAATGCCAATACATAATAGTTCTCATAAAAtgagataaatttttttagtgatATACCAAATGACATTTGTTTGTGAGGTATTGAATTTGTCTTTAAAATAATCTATTAACTATCTTTCACTCCAAACTCaataccataaaaaaattatcaattttcTATCTCCAAAAAATATCTTAATGGTAGACAAAAATAAGTACTCTTAAAATAGTGCAagattaaacaaaaatttaaaactttatcAAGAATCTAAATTACAATTTTCAATGTTTTCTCCCAAAGTGATTTTGGTATTAAAGTATAATTTTAGGTATTCATATCAacaattgttaatttttttttttaactaaaaagttaaattcacataaaaatattcaaataaccAAGAAAACACAATAATTCTCTTGTATAATAAACAGTGacggatctaaaaattttataagaggggagtcaaattaaatacaaaataaattaaaatataacataacAAAAAGGCAACAGAATATAATTTATAGTATATAagtcaaaattattaattatattatatagaaaTTAACATTCAACTACATACTTTaagatttttgtatttttaaatttgttctgCAATATTTCATATAactaaaattatcaatttatcatctGAAATAAATTTTGAAGCATTCTCTTTTTTAACATATACAATCATATAATCTcctaaaaatttatcttttatcttattttaaaatcttgttttaataacttttattgtttaaaaagtCTATTCAATTGTTATTGTTGTCATAAAAAGAgtcaaaataagaaattttttatagttgttaCTTTTTTACATTAATCCAaacctatatatatttttcaataacttttcaattatttatatatttatacgtttttattatttttttaaatttatttgttaattgctactaatatattataatacacattataatttatacatattaagttactaatatataaatttttttattttttttttcaaaaaatcgaAAGGGAGAACCATGACAACCTTAAGGCTTCTTAAATTCGCCTTAAATCCGCCACTGATAacaaaattaatcaattaatattCATACTATTATATCCatggtaaaatttatttattattaaatctaTATTCATATGCAGGAGATTGAATGAATCTTTATACAAACCAAAACATATGATTTAAATCCTTATAtcatatgaaaaaatatttaatccatgctttttatATCTCcagctttattatttaatttcaaattaaaagtaataacaacttatttaatttaatatttataaaaacaaatgaaataaTCATTGTATAAGTTGTATACTCATATATATGAAatgaaaaatgttacaaaaccatcagaatttattattttttactatcaTTTTTAGTCgtcaatctaatttttttagtctagtAACCTAACATAATACTTTAgtctataattttaaatattgatttatttctttttaaaaatactaatatccTAAACTAATctttaacaatttttatttaagataaatcactttttaacaaaaaaaatgacttttttgttttttgtagtATCTTAATCCGACAGGTTAACTACTAATTTATTGCGGATTTGAGTTTCATTCAAAGATTTATCAATGGCAAATAGGTTGCTGCATatacaagataaaatttgaaccctaatatttatttaagtggACTAGTTAACTAACTACTAGGCAACTACTAGACTAATTCAAGTTGgtaacaaaaaagaattttttaaaatattaaacatattaatctttaattttaaacaatCTAATCTttctatcataatttttttttgaaaaaaaaatactaatttatattttattttaatacagAAGagtttctcaaatattttaagaaaataggtaataatttaaaaaaaaaatgtaatatgACCAGTAGGACTTTACCTACTTTAAAAATTGTTGTGGTAAACttacaagattttaaaaaaaatattaaataagttattgaaatatttttataacagACTTACTGGTCTTTATAGAAAAGAGGACAAAGAAATTAATTGTAATAATGAGTTTATAaacagttaattttttttatatgatttacaCATGTGAGTTATGcttggttatggagttttgggGTGATTTACACTGTTGTGacagtgtttttttttttaataaaagggGGAAGAAATTGGACCGTTCGATTTCTttgcagaaaaaaaaagaacacaaaTCGGATGGTCCGATTTGTGTGAAGCAGATGTTGGGGTCGATTAAAATCGGACCCACCAATTTCCTAGTTTGGAAATTTTTTAATGGGAGTAACCACTAATCGGACCCACCGATTTTGGGTctgtaaaaaattttgaaatttttttgaatgtgAGTGAACACTAATCGGACCCACCGATTTTGGTTCTATAAAAAGTTTGAAATTTGGTGCGCggtcggaccgtccgatttatttgtttatatatacataaaccaAAAAGTTGCACAGAACTtcccatttcttcttcttctccatcgtGAGTTTTGAATCTGAGCTCATgatcttcttcctctcctctcATTCTTCTCCTCCattctctaaaaaaaataatagtgagATTGAAAgtgtttaatattattatggatgatagagttatcttaaaaatttattgttatgGACAGATTTATTACAAACATATGAGGGAGTTCAATTTGTATGTGAAAATCCATTAGATGTTATTTTGTTCACATTGTCATTTGAGGAATTGAAAGgtgtgatttgtgagaagataAATTCTTAAATATCTAGGAGAATATCGTGTATTTTGTACAGGTATCCTTTATCTGTGTTTGGTGGGTTTGTTCAATATCAAACCAAATACGTGACGGATGAAACGAGCATGCATGAAATGTTTTCAATGTACATTGAAAATTGCCATCGAATGTCGTGCATCGAGCTGTATATAGAGTTCGAGAAATCTGAAGCAGACCGaaatattgaattggaagattaTAATAGTGATAGCGAGGAGGAATTTGAAAGTAACTATGAGATCATTGGTCTaggtgaatacgaagatgaaaCTAACGGTACTATGAACGCAGATGTGGCGAAAGTTGCAAATGCACTAGCAAACCCACATCCATTTCAGGAGCCCTCTTTCATGCGGTCGTTGGATTTGGAGGCTATGCATGCACCGGAATTTCTCCAATATATGAATGCAGATATGTAAAGAAAGATAGTTGTATGATAGTTTGAAATAGTAGATCAATAAGGTCAGATGAGTAATGTATGTGATCTGTGGATTGTAATTTGTGATAATAGCATTTGAATactttattagttaattgttaTTATGGATTATATTTACTAGTTCTTTATGTAGATAGAATAGCTAAAATATAGACGATTATAATTATATCTGTTTAAGTGTATTTATGAattgtttaaataataaaatatttatgactGTTTATACATAATAAATGTTTTATTACTTATAATGTATAGAGAGATTTTAATTGTTAAGATATATATTTACTGATTATTTATTAAAGTATATATCCTGCGGTGTGATTGTAGCAGAGTTTCCTGTTGTGGTGGATGGTAAATTCACGATGGGAATGGAATTCAGTTCGAGGGAGGCAGTAATCAAGGCAATGAAAGATTATACCATCCGTAGAGGTATAGACTATCGGGTATATGAGTCAGAACCGACGATATTCTATGCTAAATGTACACAATATGGCGCAGGTTGTGATTAGTTGATCAGGGTTACCAAACTGCAGAAGAAGTACTGTTGGGAGATAAGGAGGTACAATGGTAGTCACACTTGTACCAAGTCTACCATTTCTTAAGACCATTCAAAACTGGATTCCAAGATATTTGCAGAAGCAATTAGGCCATTGGTAGAGGTTGACCCATCTATAAAGGTGAAATCAGTCATTGTGAAAGTACAGTCGAGGTTTAACTACACCATCAGTTATCGCAAGGCATGGTTAGCAAAGAAGAAGGCGATGGAGTCAATTTTCGGAGGTTGGGAAGCATCGTATGAAGTTTTGCCCATATGGTTTGAGGCTATGTGTCACAAGGAGCCGTCAGCAGTGGTTCACTTTGAAACAATGCTTGCGTACTAGGGGGATGATTTGGTTCCTGATATCCGTGTACTACATCGAGTCTTCTGGAGTTATTATCCTTGTATTAGTGCCTTCAGACACTGCAAGCCAATAGTGTAAGTGGACAGGACTCATTTGAATGGAAAATaccaatgttctgaaaatcggTTCGAACCGGCCGGTCGAACCGCGAACCGGTGAAAATTACGATTCGGTTATATGCTAAAAtcggaaaaaataaaaaccgtTGTTGAACCGTTAAACCGGCCGGTAACCGGTCAGTCGAACTGAACCAGAACCCGGCCGGTTTTTTTACTTTGCATAAAAATGCTCAAAACACACTGTTTAGACGTTTAGCATTCAGCAAGTAAGCCCCAACCCTTACCAGTTGCCAACCCTAACTCCAACTCTCCAACGGCGCAGCATCACACCCTCTCTCATCCTTCCCATCACCCCCGAGCTAGCCATTCCTCTCAACGTCGACGAGCTCAGTCCCTCCCTTTCGTTCAGCCGCCGGACCTCCTGACGCCGTCGCCGGTTGGAACTTCGAAGCTCACTCGGTCCTTCACTCAACTAACATCTCAGACTCTCAGTAGTGGAAGAATAGTCGTTGGGCTCGCCTCCTGCCTCCGTCGCGAAGTTCTGTTCCACTGTCGTCGGTGCCATCTCTGTTCCTACCTCCATCGCCAGCTCTTCATTTCCAGCGCCGTCATCCTTCCTTGCATTTGAATATGTAATGGAGCCTCTGTTTGATTTTGAttctaatttgtttttattctgaacttttttattcttattgttGGTTTGATTCTGATTTAGTTTTATTCTTCCATTGTCCTCCCTATGGTTGATTCTAATTTGTTCTTTGGTTGGGTTGTTCTTGATTCTTTGGTTggattgttaattttttttagtattatcaTAATTTCTAACCGTACTTGATTTATAATTCtactttctttttaattgtctCTAAGCGTACTTGATTTTCTGGATTTagagttatttttattgaattttgaattcatgCTTGATCTGCAATTTCTGTTTGATTCTTCTTTGTGTTCATGTAGCAATTTGAGTATGGGCTATAGAATACATTTTTGTAGTCTTTGCGTGATTTAGGCAGGCTTAATGTTTATTCGATCTGTTCTCTGCTCTTATATCTTATCCCCTTTGGGCTGAGCAGAATGAGAAGAGTTAGCAATTAGCTTGACTTTACTACTTTGTAGAGTCTTGTAGCTGATGCTATGGCATACTCAGTCATACTTCCTGACTCTTAATGTGAGTTTCTGCTGAAGCTATGCTTTGCACTGCATTTGTAGTGAGTGCCCTAATAAATTTTTGTACTCTCCTTCAGTAGCTAATTAATCTGGACAATTAATCTTGAGTGGGACATAGCTTGATGATTCAAATTATCcatgaattgaaagaaattgGCTTGTTGCAAATAATAGAAAATCTTTGTGCTTCCAGAACAGAGCAATATGCACATGTAACTTATTACCAGAAAATTTCTTAAAGtcttttaattctttaattttaattctctcttgAACAGTTCATTATTGGTGATGGCAATAACATGTATGATTTCACTTATGTTGGAAACGTGGCTCATTCCCATTTATGTGCTGACCGAGCTCTAGCTTCAGAGGGGGAAGTTTCAAAAAAAGCTGCAGGAGATGTACCTTTGAAAGATTCTCTCATTACATTTTTTGgtatataaatatttgtttagTTATGTAAATGAAGATTAAACATGGACATCTTAGAAGGTGGTGATGATGATCCTGCTCTATTGTAGATGGGTTGTTAGTTATTCACAGGTATACATTCTTTAGAAACCACGGTTGCTAACATGATGATAAGTTGATGATACATTTAAGGATAGAATTTCTTCTTTTGGGTGAATGACAAGACCTAGAAAATATATGTTTCAGCAAATCCTAATCAAATACTTAAGCTAAAATAAGAAAGATATACAACAAAAAACCTTATTCCACTTGGTAGGgttgatgattgatgacaaACTTGGATCATTTTGATGCTGCTATGTTatgtttgattggttgttttgttttttgacttttgaatttgtaGTTGAATGAGATTATAACATTCTAGTTTATgtagtacttttaatttgaatgatattttaaagtttatattagactataattatattttcatgtgtttatttatattttatttattattttattataaaacgatTTTTTCGGTTCAATCACggtcgaaccggttgaacctataaaccagtgaaccagtagcTAGAGCGGCTTGATGaccggttcggttttcagaTTGGAAAATACAATGGTTGTTTATTCGTTGCAGTCTCACAAGATGGTAATAACAATATCGTGCCTATTGCATTTGCcatagtggagggagagactTCTGATGCATGGTACTTTTTTCTAAGTAACTTGCGTCAATATGTGGTGACACGCATGGTATCGGACTTATCTCTGATCGACACGATTCTATTAGGTCAGCTATTGGTCGTAGTAATAGGGCTTGGTCTCCTCCGAGAgctttttatatgttttgtatCCGGTATATTGAGTCAAACTTCTTGAGGAAGTTCAAGGAACCTTATCTACAGAAGTTTATCGTCAATATCGGTAAGTTTGAATAACATGAACTCTGTTGTTATTGTAAATACGATTGAATAGAATGTTGTTCatagttgaattttttttatcgtaGGATATTCGAGGATTATTTGGGAGTACCAGATGCGCTATCAACGATTACGCAAACGGAGTGAGGCTTACACCAACTGGCTTGACTGGATCACACGTGAGCAGTATCCTTTGGCATTTGATGGTGGATACCTATGGGGTCATATGACCACCAATCTTGTGGAGTGCATCAACTCTATCTTGAAGGGGCACGCAATCTCCCAGTGACTGTGCTTGTTAAGGTTACATTTTACAGAATGAATGAGTTGTTCACTAGAAAAAGAGCCGAGGTTGAGGCTCGAATTAATGCTGGACATGTGTTCTTTGAGCTGGTGACCTCTAAGTTGCATGCAAATCAATGAGCATTGGGAAACATACAGGTTAGCTGCTTTGACAGAGAAAATAAGTCTTTGAAGTACGTGAGATGCCTAATGGGGTTGAGTATGCAGTTGACTTACGCCGACAACGGTGCGACTGTGGTAAATTCTAAGTTGACCGAATTCCATGTTGACATGTATTTGCTTGTTGTGCAAATCAGCGGTTGGATTAGCAAGTGTACGTTCATGACGTATACAAGATGGACTAAGTTTGAAGAGTATACAGGGCTAGGTTTAAACCACTGAAAAATCCTACAACGTGGCCTGCTTATCATGGCCCTCGATTCATTGGCAATCCGTTCCTCTGATGGGTTGCCAAAGATCGGCCTAAGATGACCCGCttcttgaatgagatggacACTCGTATGTTACATGGTCCTAGGCACTGCAAGCAATGTGGTGCCGAGAGCCACAACCATAGTAGATGTCGTCAAAGTGGTGGTCCAAGTGCAGGACCAGTCGGAGAGTAGGAGTTACTATTGTTACATTTCATTTGACTTTATATTACTGTATGACATTGGCATTTTGATATATTGTATCCAACTCAATTAAAACCAAAATAGGTCACAACTTTTTAATTAACATAGTCGATCCATAAAGTCAAACCTAAATAGTAACAACAACCTAATTATCCATACAACTTAATTAACGTAGTCGATCTGTACATGTCCTTCTTGCAAATCATCCAACAACCTCCTGTAGTGCGCAAGCGAATGGTATCGGTAAGCATAGTTTTCACGATCCTAGTTACACCACTTGCCGTTAGAAATctcttatttaacttattttgtaaaagataaaatataatttctaatACTTCTTTCAATGCATATATTAATTCATTTTACCTGTTCGCAATCGAAAACACTCGAGGATTGCTGGGAATCGGCGCAAAAAATGGTATACGGATCAAAACCCAAGTAGGGGTGCACATGGCCCGGTCCGGTCCGAAGACCCGGTCCGGTCCCGAACActttagggactaatttgatgTGATTTTACTGGGTTTAGGGCcgggtaagggtctcaaaaatagacccggtcattatttcgggtcgggtctgGGCCATAACTCGGGTCACCCGAACTCGGCACGGTGGCCCGGTCattatacacaattaatattttgtgttattagtgatggattatggctattcttatgtggaatttaagtattgtaaaccttaatattttgtgttattagtcattataagactataagttaatattttattattttatgtttagaatgcataatattatgttatttgtattgatttaaatatttggtgttattagacaatattaatattgattgtggttatgctttaattttgaagaaggGTTGATTCTTGTGTTATTATGTGAATGTTGTGATGTTATAGAATaattattttccaaaatttagAGGTTTAAGAGATGTAGAATCCAACTTTTGGTGATGTCGTGATAAAGTTGATCAAGACCCGGACTTCACCCGGTCTAGACCCGGCTTTAGTGTGGCCCGAAAATAACAcgatttcatcgggtctagggtcgGGTAAGGGTCTCATAAATAGACCTGGTCATTATTTAGGGTCGGGTTCGGGTCAACGCGAACCCGGCTTCACCCGGCCCCATGTGCACCCCTAAACCCAAGTAAGCAAAAGTGTCAATGGACCATCCATCTCCTTGCAGTCGACACGAGTTGCCCTACACAATGATCTATACAAGTGTGCGAGGCATGCGGAACCCAAACTAAACTGTATGATCCCAGCGAAGTTACGGAGCAAAAGCAGAAATTTTCAGTGCACTGCTGCACCCGACTTATCTCCAAACAGAATTGTCCTAAATAACAACATTATGTGACACTTTACTACCTCTGAATGTGAATATCATCAGTCAACACTATGCGATCTTCAAACCCCTAAACCACGTCAATTTTATAAAGCTTCTTCTATAGTCTGTCTTTCTCGGTGCAATCCCAAACTGGTGCAAGCACTCGGCCTCCAAAGTCTCAAAACTACTCATGGTCAGTCCTGTAACCGAAATTCCATTTGTCGGCAGACCAAGAATTGTCGCCACATCCTCCAGCGTCACAGCACACTCACCAACCAGAAAATGAAATGTGTGagtttttggctgccatctctcGATTAGAGCATTAATAATTGCTGATTGGCATTGGATGACTCCAATATGAGAAACATGATAAAAACTAATCTCCCATAAATGCCCATCAACAATTTGATTGTACGGATCCAGCAGCATAAAGTGATCACATATCAACATCCGTAAACCCTACAATATTACATTTTCGTTATAATTACcagtatataattatattaacaaTAACATAATTATGCTCACATGTCTATTATAATTACCAGTAAAATTATATTTCACACTCATATTTATTAACTTATAACAAAAACTAATTAACTTTAAATGCATAACCACAATAAGTTCAATaatgataaattatttaaaaaacttatatatatattttctttactTTACAAAAcataacataatatataataacataacTAGAATAAGTTCACAAgtgtcaataataataataataataataataataataataataataataaattgattTCATTTATTCCATCCAAAACATAATAATCAATAATCATACATGTCATTCCAAAACAAAAcatattattaatcaaaattattCACAGACTTTTAAGCTAATTAATTCTACTCTATTAACTATTtctaaaacttaacaataatcACACCACCCGTATACATTTAATTAGTGTTACTATAATATTGTTACTAAAATCTAATATGatcactattatttttattaaattaaaatattagataataaaAACTTACATAATTTGGATGCCTAAGATAATTAATAATGTGAAATTTTGGTTGATTCACTTCTTTAATTCTTGGTCTTCTTGGCATTGTGTTCAAATTCTTTTCCTACTGCTATGTGGTCCACCAATAGCCGAAAATGGAGATGGTTGTGGGATTGGGGAGCAAACAGAGAGGAATTTGTGTGTGAGAGTGAAAATGATGGTTACTGGGAGGGGGGTAACATTCCAAAGGGTTATTGGAAGCAACGAAGCCAACCAAAGACCAGCTGCATGCGTGCCACGTGAAAGCCAGTACCCAAATTGAACCCACTGTTTTCTGTATCGCCTGATTACTGTACTTGGACGGTCCGATTACAGTACCccatcggacggtccgatttgtctTGCGCAACCCTCATATCCAGGTGAAATACCATATATCTCCATAACCATGCTATACACCAACCCTCTctccatattaaaattaaaaaactctCTATAAACCCTACAAAAGAATAAATAGTATCATTTTTTCAGAAATTTATTAAgtctaacatttttttaagaaaCTTGATAATTATTGTTTTGTGGGAAATTGTATAGTACATaacttattaaataaataaaggggTAAATCACATATATAAATCAAATCCAGGCAGATATTACACAATTCTACCAAAAGAGAAAATGTTACAAAGATCTATCAGAAGGACAATTTCATGTAATTCGAATGAGACTCATTCGAATTACATAAACTAACAGTAATTTGAATCACCTAAATTCGAATGACTAAAGATCAACGTAATTCGAATTGAACCAATTCGAATTATGCATGTATTGAATCCTAGGGGTAATTCGAATCACATTGATTCGAACTACATGCAAACATGACCCACACTAGTTCGAATTAGCCTAATTCAAACTAGCCCACCATTTTGACACACATAGTAATTCGAAACAGCCTGTTTCAAATTACACACGGATTTGGCTGCACATGATAATTCGAATCCCACTCATTCAAAGTAAAGGGCTTTTCCCTATAAATAGAGTTCGAATTGAGCTCATTCAAACTACAATCCCAAACCCCTGCCCCACCAAATCCCAGAGAAAGCTCTTTCCTTATGACTCCAACAAAGTATTCAACATCACATTCAGCTGATGGGAGATAACCCGGACCAATTTTATCATTTGGATGGGATCACTTATATAGCTGGTGTCATCTATGAAGAGGTTAGTGTGCACTTGTCCTTTTAAAATAGGATTTAATGTGCTGTTTTTATATTCTTGCCTTTTGTTTGTTATAATGGTAGTTGTTATTTACTGTTGTTTAGTTAGATAGAGTTGTTATATTAGTGGTTATATTATTGGTTTATTAGTGAGTACAAATAAACAGAAAAGTATAAATAGTAAGGGTAACAGAGGGTGAAACTAAGTTAGAGtaagattttctttgttaagATGAATAGTAATCATTGaagtgaaatttttattttaatattatactatttttaagaaaattttttttaagacaatatttttttattaagccCAATTTGATGTATATATGATGTTATTTTCCATTTTAATCCGTAACATTATTTGTTAGACTAGAAGCTGTATTATTTGGATTAAGATGTGCATTAGTGAATCATGTTGTATAAATATGTTCCGAGCTAAGAGATAATCTGATACGTTCTTTATGTAGCCCCATCGATGTATCTCGAGC
The genomic region above belongs to Arachis duranensis cultivar V14167 chromosome 3, aradu.V14167.gnm2.J7QH, whole genome shotgun sequence and contains:
- the LOC127745470 gene encoding uncharacterized protein LOC127745470, whose amino-acid sequence is MGMEFSSREAVIKAMKDYTIRRGIDYRVYESEPTIFYAKCTQYGAEAIRPLVEVDPSIKVKSVIVKVQSRFNYTISYRKAWLAKKKAMESIFGGWEASYEVLPIWFEAMCHKEPSAVFIIGDGNNMYDFTYVGNVAHSHLCADRALASEGEVSKKAAGDVPLKDSLITFFVSQDGNNNIVPIAFAIVEGETSDAWSAIGRSNRAWSPPRAFYMFCIRYIESNFLRKFKEPYLQKFIVNIGYSRIIWEYQMRYQRLRKRSEAYTNWLDWITREQYPLAFDGGYLWGHMTTNLVEMNELFTRKRAEVEARINAGHVFFELLTYADNGATVVNSKLTEFHVDMYLLVVQISGWISKYRPKMTRFLNEMDTRMLHGPRHCKQCGAESHNHSRCRQSGGPSAGPVGE